From Alloacidobacterium dinghuense:
GGCACCTATGGCGTCACCGTCAAGCCTTCACTCGCCGGTGGCACGGACTACGCCTTCGGCGGCGCCGAGGTCACGCAAGCGGTGCCAGTAGCTGGGAGCACGCAAACGATCCCAAGTATTCCCGAACAAGTAGCCCTCTATCTTAGCCAGCACAACTTCAAGGCAGATCCAAAGGCGCTCTATATCGTTGTGGGCGGCGGCAACGATATTCTCAACGCAACCGGTGGCTCACCCGACACGCTCGGTGGAGAGATCGCTTTCGGTCTGCTCTCCAGCATTGCGCAGCTCCAGCGCGCCGGTGCCCGGTATTTCTTCGTTCCCCACTTTTTCAACATCGGACTGCTGCCTGCTGCTCAAGGAAATGCTGCATTCGCGCTTGCTGCAACGCAGGCATTGAACACGGACCTGGACGCGGGACTGTTCATTGAGTCGTTCCTGCCAAACACCCACTTCTATCGCAGTGACACCTACAGCCTGTTACAGGGGGTCGTTGCCGACGGCAGCCATTACGGATTTACCGACATCACCCATCCATGCCTGAACACGGCTGTAAACCCGCCGACGCTGTGCAGCAACCCATATACCAATTTCTTCTGGGATGCTGAGCACCCAACCATCTTCGGTCACTCCTTCCTTGCTGTGGCCGCGGAGCAGGCGATCGACCGGTGAAATTTTGATATCTGACGAAACCACCAGGCTTGCTTCTTGCATCTTCCAGCAGAGATTCGGAGGCAGGCCAAAGGAGGATCATGCAGCACGAGCACATTGACCGAGCCATCGACTACATCGAATTCACAGCCCCCGACCTGCCCGCGATCAAAAAGTTCTATGGTGAAGTCTTCGACTGGAAGTTCCAGGACTGGGGCGATGAATATGTCTCCTTCAGCGATGGCCGTGTCGATTGGCGGCTTCGCCTGCGGCGAGTCCAGGCCGGCTAAGGGAGCGTTGGTGATTCTCTACTCCAAGAACCTCGAAGCAGTGCAGGAAAAAGTGCGACAGGCGGGAGGTACAATCACAAAAGATACTTTCTCTTTTCCCGGCGGCCGACGCTTTCACCTCGCCGATCCGGCAGGCAACGAACTGGCAATCTGGTCGGACAAATAAGCCACCCGAGGAACAACTGGCTTGCGGGCATCGAAATGCACTCTGGCCGCTTCTTAACCGCAGTTCCCGCCGGCTTACTGTTCCCCAGTTGACTCGCACCACCGTTCTGCGTATAAAAACGAGTTCAGCGGGATATTTGCATTCCAGGCGCCAGTTGCGCTGTATGTCTCGAGAAAATCAAGGAAAAGTCGCATTTATGCAAGATACAACTCAGGCTCCTGGCACTCGCCGTACCGCTCGCGCAGCAACTGAAAAAACGCGCCCGATCGTCGACAAGGCCCATGAGCAGGCTCTTCAGCATTACCAGAGCGCTGTGCAACTCATGCAGGAGGGTAAGTTTGAAAAGGCCCGCGCCGCATTTGAGAAGCTCATTCCTCACGCTCCGCCTGAGCTGCTCGAACGGTCCAAGGTCTACCTCGCTGCCTGTGAGCGAAATGCCAAGCGCTCGGAGCTGGCATTCTCCACCCTCGGCGAGCAGTACGATTACGCCATATCGCTGCTCAACACCGGCGACTATGAAGATGCCCGCGATCAACTCGAAGGCATTCTCAAAAAAGACGCGAAGGCCGACTTCGCCCACTACGGGCTGGCCGTTCTCGACAGCATGACGGGACAGGCCGAAGAGTGCCTCGAACACCTGATCGCCGCCATCGAACTCAACCCGCAGAACCGGATCCAGGCGCGCAGCGACTCCGACTTCCAGGACATGGCAGACGACCCGCGCTTTACCGAACTGCTGTATCCGGAAACATCGTAGTGGTTACCGCTCAAAAAGAGCCGCTTTGAAAGCTCCCGGTTGGTACACGCTTCGATCCATGCTTGTCGCGGGAGTATTTTGTGTGTTATCGCTCCCGCCAATTCTGGCGCAGGACCCTGAGCATCCCGCCTCTGGCTATCTCGAAGCCAAGCTGCGAACTGGAGTCGACGCAGGACACACTAAGATCGGCGAAGAGTTTCAAGCTGAGACGCTTTCAGGCTGGAGCATCGCGGGCTGCACAATACCTCAAGGCGGAAGGATTTACGGCAAGGTCGTTGCAGCAACCCGGCATACAAAATCTTCTCCAGAATCAACTTTAGGGCTCCTCATTGAAGGTGTCGATTGCCAGGGCAGCCATTCGCGCTCTGGGTTCGCTCTTCACGTTCTGGAGATCATGGCGCCTGATCTCCAGTCAGTTCCCTTACACTCGGTGCTGCCGACTGGAAAAGGGGGAATGACATCAGTTCCAATGGCGCACGATGACAATATAGCCTCAGGCGACGAGACGTCATCGATTCGCGTCGGCGCAGTCCTCGGAGAGAACAATATGAAACTTGAAATCGCGGCTGGGCCCGAGTTTGCCGATCTGCTGCGTTCCGACAAGCAGACCGTCAGCCTGCTCTCCGGGACGCGCTTGGTTTTAGGCACGAAGGAGATGATCCCCGACGATATGCAACTTCATTTTCATCCACCTGGACAGGAGCCATGAGCTCGCTTCATTTCGCGATACACTCTCGTTTATTGGGAACACCGTAACTTTTTGCCGCGCAAAGAGTTTTCCACTTCAGGCTTCCAATTTACCGGATCGTAAGCTCAAAGAAGATACACTGAACGCATCATCGTTATGAAACAAGCGACCCTCGCACCCTCACATTCATCGCCGCCCAATGCAGAGAAAGTGAACCTGCGAGTCGTCGCCATGGGCGGAGGCACCGGCCTTTCGACCCTGCTTCGCGGATTCAAACGCTACGTTCCATCCCCAGGTGCTACGCAGCCTGAATACGATGATTACCCCTGCCTGATCAGTCATCTGGCAGCCGTTGTCACCGTCACCGACGACGGTGGCTCCAGCGGTCGTCTGCGCAAAGACTTCAACATGCTCCCGCCGGGGGACCTGCGCAACTGCATGGTCGCACTCTCGGAAGACGAGCACCTTATCTCGCGTCTTTTCCGCCATCGCTTCCGCTCCGGCGCCGGGCTCGAAGGGCATAGCTTCGGCAATCTCTTCGTCGCCGCGCTCTCGGAGATGACCGGCGACGCTGCCCAGGCCATCCGCCTGGCCGCCGAGATTCTGGCCACACGAGGGCATATCTATCCCGCCACCACCGCCGACGTCAGCCTCGCCGCGCTCATGGATGATGGCGAGACGGTGCGCGGTGAAACCAACATCACCGCCAGCAAAAAACAGATCGTCGAACTCACCATGGAGCCGCCCGACGCAGAGCCCATGCCCGAGACCCTCGAAGCCATCGAGCGCGCCGACCTTGTCACCATCGGCCCCGGATCGCTCTACACCAGCCTCGTCACGAATCTTCTGGTCAAAGGCGTCCCTGAAGCTCTGGCCCACGCGCAGGGTCTGCGCGTGTATGTCTGCAACCTGATGACCCAGGCCAACGAGAGCCTGCACCTCACCGCCTCCGAGCACATCGAGCGCATCTACGATCATGCCGGCGGTCCGATCTTCGACTATGCGGTCATCAATACCGGAACCATCTCCGACGAGATGATCGCCCGATACGCCGCCGAAGGAGCCGAACCGATCCAGCCCGACATCGATGGCGTCGAGGCCATGGGAATTCGCTGCATCACCGGAAATTTCGCCGACGAAGGCGACGTGCTGCGCCATGCGGCCGACCGCGTCGCCGCACGCGTACTCGATCTGGCGCTCTATCCGCAGAACGGCCGGAGACCGAACGCCGGATGAGGACCGCCCTCGTGACTGCGTGCCTCTCGATG
This genomic window contains:
- a CDS encoding SGNH/GDSL hydrolase family protein; this encodes MRSRPSLLRAIGIAALMLTLSFTAYAASHPAFDAIYVFGDSYSDVGNIFIASNGTIPAAPYFNGRFSNGPIWIDHLAGTYGVTVKPSLAGGTDYAFGGAEVTQAVPVAGSTQTIPSIPEQVALYLSQHNFKADPKALYIVVGGGNDILNATGGSPDTLGGEIAFGLLSSIAQLQRAGARYFFVPHFFNIGLLPAAQGNAAFALAATQALNTDLDAGLFIESFLPNTHFYRSDTYSLLQGVVADGSHYGFTDITHPCLNTAVNPPTLCSNPYTNFFWDAEHPTIFGHSFLAVAAEQAIDR
- a CDS encoding TPR end-of-group domain-containing protein produces the protein MQDTTQAPGTRRTARAATEKTRPIVDKAHEQALQHYQSAVQLMQEGKFEKARAAFEKLIPHAPPELLERSKVYLAACERNAKRSELAFSTLGEQYDYAISLLNTGDYEDARDQLEGILKKDAKADFAHYGLAVLDSMTGQAEECLEHLIAAIELNPQNRIQARSDSDFQDMADDPRFTELLYPETS
- a CDS encoding gluconeogenesis factor YvcK family protein, with the protein product MKQATLAPSHSSPPNAEKVNLRVVAMGGGTGLSTLLRGFKRYVPSPGATQPEYDDYPCLISHLAAVVTVTDDGGSSGRLRKDFNMLPPGDLRNCMVALSEDEHLISRLFRHRFRSGAGLEGHSFGNLFVAALSEMTGDAAQAIRLAAEILATRGHIYPATTADVSLAALMDDGETVRGETNITASKKQIVELTMEPPDAEPMPETLEAIERADLVTIGPGSLYTSLVTNLLVKGVPEALAHAQGLRVYVCNLMTQANESLHLTASEHIERIYDHAGGPIFDYAVINTGTISDEMIARYAAEGAEPIQPDIDGVEAMGIRCITGNFADEGDVLRHAADRVAARVLDLALYPQNGRRPNAG